The Schizosaccharomyces pombe strain 972h- genome assembly, chromosome: I genome contains a region encoding:
- the cts2 gene encoding chitinase has translation MRLISSLLLLVYSARLALSLNLTNQTAVLGYWGSNLAGKMGDRDQKRLSSYCQNTTYDAIILSSVIDFNVDGWPVYDFSNLCSDSDTFSGSELKKCPQIETDIQVCQENGIKVLLSIGGYNGNFSLNNDDDGTNFAFQVWNIFGSGEDSYRPFGKAVVDGFDLEVNKGTNTAYSAFAKRMLEIYASDPRRKYYISAAPTCMVPDHTLTKAISENSFDFLSIHTFNSSTGEGCSGSRNSTFDAWVEYAEDSAYNTNTSLFYGVVGHQNGSNGFISPKNLTRDLLNYKANSTLFGGVTIWDTSLAAMSYDNSSETFVEAIHKILDTKSKHSSSKSSHDSSQGLESTSSIALNPTSSISSTSSSSSTSSAISTISQDHTKTVTSVSDEPTTITASGATSVTTTTKTDFDTVTTTIVSTSTLISASDSTSIIVSSYVSTVTQPASTRVQTTTVSSISTSVKQPTASVASSSVSVPSSSSVQPQSSTPISSSSSASSPQSTLSTSSEVVSEVSSTLLSGSSAIPSTSSSTPSSSIISSPMTSVLSSSSSIPTSSSSDFSSSITTISSGISSSSIPSTFSSVSSILSSSTSSPSSTSLSISSSSTSSTFSSASTSSPSSISSSISSSSTILSSPTPSTSSLMISSSSIISGSSSILSSSISTIPISSSLSTYSSSVIPSSSTLVSSSSSLIVSSSPVASSSSSPIPSSSSLVSTYSASLSNITHSSLSLTAMSSSSAIPTSVNSSTLITASSSNTLLSSITSSSAIVSSTTVSNISSNLPSATASSQSQLTNSSTLATSLYLSSSSSRTISTSSTNEYNTSFHAPTVSSTTSSSSTTSLAANKGVNSNSITSLNLESTSSVTSTAYTTDSVTSTTALTSQGPSSSVVSSSLSSTTSLSTSIPVTSSVAPAVTSTGSETSSVVGSGTDSATSSSWTAETSSSAITSSVAASVTPTSSSSASSWSSSSEVDPSTAASATGSSTSSIATASVSGSSTSSVATASATDSSTSSIAAASVTGSSTSSVATASVTDSSTSSVATASATDSSTSSIAVASVTGSSTSSVATASATDSSTSSVATASITGSLSSSIATASVTGSPTSSVTAVSSTSSVEGTASSTIAAAASAATLSSDAASGSSTVTSSATASSSSSAATTADSSVTTDTPSNDFNANVDTAGLWYVSALSSYSVPAGFAWTTIDGFSVVMPSANAYKKRSLPIKATANPALNGAGTWKTIHTSATTTAA, from the coding sequence ATGCGGTTAATATCTTCTTTACTGCTGCTTGTCTATTCGGCTCGGTTAGCTTTAAGCTTAAACCTCACTAACCAAACTGCGGTACTCGGATACTGGGGTTCCAACTTGGCAGGGAAAATGGGTGATAGAGATCAAAAAAGACTATCGAGTTATTGTCAAAACACCACCTATGATGCTATAATTCTTTCTTCTGTCATTGATTTCAACGTTGACGGCTGGCCCGTTTAcgatttttccaatttgtGTTCTGACAGTGACACCTTCAGTGGTAGCGAACTGAAAAAGTGCCCTCAAATAGAAACCGATATTCAAGTGTGCCAAGAAAATGGTATCAAAGTGCTACTTTCAATCGGTGGGTACAatggaaatttttcattaaataatgatgatgatggGACAAACTTTGCTTTTCAAGTTTGGAACATTTTCGGAAGTGGTGAGGATTCATACCGGCCATTCGGTAAAGCCGTTGTAGACGGTTTTGACTTAGAAGTGAACAAAGGTACTAACACCGCCTATTCTGCATTTGCAAAGCGTATGCTTGAGATATATGCATCCGATCCAAGACGTAAATATTATATCTCTGCTGCTCCTACTTGCATGGTTCCTGATCATACTCTTACAAAGGCGATTTCTGAGAACTCATTCGATTTCCTTTCCATCCACACTTTTAACTCATCAACTGGCGAGGGATGCAGTGGAAGTCGTAATAGCACTTTTGATGCATGGGTTGAGTATGCAGAAGACAGTGCTTATAATACCAATACTAGTCTTTTTTATGGCGTTGTTGGTCATCAAAATGGATCCAACGGCTTCATCAGCCCAAAGAATTTAACTCGTGATCTTCTTAACTACAAAGCTAATTCTACGTTGTTTGGGGGTGTAACGATCTGGGATACCAGCTTGGCTGCAATGTCTTACGACAATAGTTCGGAAACATTTGTTGAAGCAATTCACAAAATACTTGAcacaaaatcaaaacactcttcttcaaaatcgTCTCACGATTCATCTCAAGGACTGGAATCTACTAGTTCAATAGCTCTTAATCCAACTAGCTCTATTAGCTCTACAAGTTCGTCAAGTTCGACAAGTTCCGCGATTTCGACGATTTCACAAGATCATACAAAGACTGTAACTTCTGTGAGTGATGAACCAACGACTATTACTGCTAGCGGGGCAACTTCAGTTACTACTACTACCAAAACTGACTTTGATACTGTTACTACCACAATTGTATCAACCTCTACGTTGATATCTGCCTCGGATTCAACCAGTATTATTGTTTCTTCATATGTATCAACTGTTACTCAGCCTGCCTCCACAAGGGTTCAAACCACTACGGTTTCGAGTATTTCAACCTCAGTTAAACAGCCCACAGCTTCTGTTGCCTCCTCGTCTGTTTCCGTTCCTTCTTCTAGCTCAGTACAGCCTCAGTCATCGACTCcaatttcatcttcatccTCAGCGAGTTCTCCTCAATCAACCTTGTCCACTAGTTCAGAGGTAGTTTCTGAAGTTTCGAGCACGCTGCTTTCTGGTTCCTCAGCTATTCCTTCGACTAGTAGTTCAACACCTTCGAGTTCAATCATCTCTAGTCCCATGACCTCAGTTTTATCTAGTAGCTCCTCAATACCAACCTCATCTTCGTCTGATTTCAGCTCCTCAATAACTACAATCTCTTCAGGGATTTCTTCTTCGAGTATTCCCTCAACATTTTCGTCGGTCTCATCGATTTTGAGCTCTTCAACGTCTTCGCCATCGAGTACCTCTTTGTCAATCTCTTCCTCGAGCACTTCCTCAACATTCTCGTCCGCTTCAACGTCTTCTCCGTCGAGCATCTCTTCGTCAatctcttcttcatctacAATTTTGAGCTCTCCAACTCCGTCCACTAGTTCCCTTATGATTTCCTCAAGTTCTATAATTTCTGGATCCTCTAGTATCCTTTCATCAAGCATTTCTACGATACCCATTTCTAGCTCACTTTCTACATATTCATCCTCTGTTATCCCTTCATCATCGACTCTAGTATCATCATCTTCCTCTTTAATTGTTTCAAGTTCGCCGGTTGCTTCTAGTTCAAGCAGTCCAATAccatcttcatcttctcTTGTGAGCACTTACTCGGCAAGCCTTTCTAACATAACTCATTCTTCACTTTCGTTGACAGCAATGTCAAGCTCAAGTGCTATTCCTACGTCAGTTAATTCCAGCACTCTGATTACTGCTTCATCTTCAAATACATTGCTTTCTTCAATTACTAGCTCAAGCGCAATTGTTTCCTCTACTACAGTTAGCAACATCTCATCTAATTTGCCTTCTGCTACCGCATCGTCTCAGAGTCAACTTACCAACTCTTCGACCCTTGCTACGAGCTTATACCTGAGCTCTAGCTCATCCCGGACCATCAGTACGTCTTCTACGAATGAATATAACACTTCGTTTCATGCTCCAACTGTTTCTTCAACAACTAGCTCTTCGTCAACAACTAGTCTGGCTGCGAACAAAGGTGTCAATAGTAACTCTATTACTTCCCTTAATTTAGAGAGTACTTCTTCCGTTACGTCTACTGCTTATACTACAGACTCGGTTACTAGTACAACTGCTTTAACTTCACAAGGTCCGAGCAGCTCAGTAGTATCGTCATCCCTGTCTTCTACCACTTCATTATCCACCAGTATTCCGGTTACCAGTTCAGTTGCTCCTGCTGTAACTTCAACTGGTAGTGAAACGTCTTCGGTTGTTGGTTCAGGGACAGATTCCGCAACATCTTCTAGCTGGACTGCTGAAACATCAAGTAGTGCAATTACGAGCTCAGTAGCTGCTTCTGTTACACCCacctcttcttcttctgcttCAAGCTGGTCTTCAAGCAGCGAAGTTGACCCTTCAACAGCTGCTTCTGCAACTGGTTCTTCAACATCTTCTATAGCTACCGCTTCTGTATCTGGTTCTTCAACATCTTCTGTGGCTACTGCGTCTGCAACTGATTCTTCAACATCTTCTATAGCTGCTGCGTCTGTAACCGGTTCTTCAACATCTTCTGTGGCTACCGCTTCTGTAACTGATTCTTCAACATCTTCTGTGGCTACTGCGTCTGCAACTGATTCTTCAACATCTTCTATAGCTGTTGCGTCTGTAACCGGTTCTTCAACATCTTCTGTGGCTACTGCGTCTGCAACTGATTCTTCAACATCTTCTGTGGCTACTGCTTCTATAACCGGTTCTTTATCATCTTCTATAGCTACCGCTTCTGTAACCGGTTCTCCAACGTCTTCTGTGACAGCTGTTTCTTCTACATCCTCTGTAGAAGGCACCGCGTCTTCTACAATTGCTGCCGCCGCATCCGCAGCAACATTATCTTCAGATGCAGCATCAGGTTCGTCCACAGTTACTTCTTCCGCTACCGCTTCATCAAGTTCTTCTGCAGCTACAACGGCAGACTCTAGTGTCACAACTGATACCCCAAGCAATGATTTCAATGCAAACGTTGATACAGCTGGACTTTGGTATGTCTCAGCCCTTTCGTCCTATTCAGTCCCTGCAGGATTTGCCTGGACAACTATTGACGGATTTTCGGTTGTTATGCCATCTGCGAACGCCTATAAAAAGCGCAGTCTCCCTATAAAAGCAACTGCCAATCCAGCACTTAATGGAGCTGGAACATGGAAGACAATCCATACTAGTGCAACAACCACTGCCGCTTGA
- the gde1 gene encoding glycerophosphoryl diester phosphodiesterase Gde1, with product MKFGESLQLALIPEFAEQYVDYNGIKRKIQLVAALPEDERKKLLRRNSDGSWPKGSIDEMLENDLQKVVNLFNTRIVQLDNYVTRLSTEKSPNTEITQALSSSYEAEEKAKQLKELDFRLQQLSSFCEWNKLAFEKLAANMDKHLGTERLVTFYEQKVCKLDFANSSKIYESMIALKALNSSQNDSEVKDKLEKLSIHHPLKKDLLAFIQLDIAAEVVTACINAPDSVLVDILAASIIAGAKACMREVIGRIGLRSECLASALRRAINNLCGPDEGVLYFLEVLKQICSVVYVDSYHSNRLLSRILLVERNSKGQSVMHSVAKLGWAGLCSKFCEIVSSIPDSEPLNWMLPCWRDVMHDTPLTLAIKGNHVEALHALLSAQDKETTSTKPGPVPPLVLTCCVGDYDLIVEELILAGFNPNEVDASSNTALHTAVRYNRPECVKMLLKLGANPSARDFLNSWTPLMLASATGLSEIVSILVASGASVDEVDSSGWTAMEQAVVRGYLHLADKLRTQVALSDKPVNLHTLYIKASSSEMRSRKRAMDLQLSRSVVIIRISDLAGRIRVSLQGDDAVYVSGRSPSFAASRPSSVDFMSQSTDSLSKNDTTASNGSMTPSSSQNNSVIIDIPRSHFDNAGEVCLENLAEPDEIADDSIHLHYDAAQENSPQPVNGSSPPYELVFVTRNTEEATITIDLLANRSHKILGRTVCCLTSLVSDLGNHMQSLKPLAPLPLLSSKTLKPIAHVNADVLISKVTVDDRFSSNDGISTPALSLEAVSNVSRTALEDAERSLHKSATTTSESGKSNGVAVIGHRGLGKNQPDRLSLQLGENTLQSFIKAADLGASYVELDVQMTKDMVPVVYHDFIVNETGTDAQVHSLTLEQFLGASHSPSEEIKDDASDIQQKRRPRAYSSSFTPSGSQVNFGEFAEENARLKPKVYKGNALGHTICAPFTTLKDVLKEVPQSVGLNVEFKYPMLSEAEEEKLLPIAYDYNFYVDTILSIIKKYGGKRKYIFSSFNPDICILLSLKSTNPVLFLTEGGTAYRTDVRAASLRQALKFASQWSFLGIVSACEPLIMCPRLIKAVKQLGLSCYTYGVLNNDVDNVRRQVRFGVDAVIVDNVLAIRRALNQYDESLESD from the exons ATGAAGTTTGGTGAAAG TCTTCAATTGGCGTTGATCCCGGAGTTTGCAGAACAGTATGTTGATTATAATGGAATAAAGCGAAAGATTCAACTGGTTGCTGCGCTTCCCGAGGATGAACGGAAGAAATTATTGAGGCGTAATAGTGACGGATCATGGCCAAAGGGATCGATCGACGAAATGTTGGAAAACGATCTTCAGAAGGTTGTTAACTTGTTCAATACTCGCATTGTCCAGCTTGATAATTATGTCACTCGTTTGTCTACGGAGAAATCTCCCAATACTGAAATTACACAGGCACTGTCTTCATCTTACGAAGCTGAAGAAAAGGCGAAGCAACTGAAAGAGCTAGACTTTCGTCTTCAACAATTATCATCCTTTTGTGAATGGAATAAGCTGGCCTTTGAAAAGCTAGCTGCCAATATGGATAAGCACCTTGGTACGGAGCGCTTGGTTACATTTTATGAGCAGAAGGTGTGTAAGCTTGATTTTGCGAATTCGTCCAAGATCTATGAGTCCATGATTGCCCTGAAGGCTTTGAATTCTTCTCAAAACGATAGTGAAGTGAAAGACaagttggaaaaattgTCAATTCACCATCCCTTGAAGAAGGATCTTTTAGCTTTTATTCAACTGGATATTGCCGCAGAGGTCGTGACCGCTTGTATAAATGCACCTGATAGTGTACTCGTAGATATACTGGCTGCCTCCATCATTGCGGGAGCCAAAGCTTGTATGCGTGAAGTTATAGGAAGAATTGGTTTACGTTCTGAGTGCCTGGCTTCTGCATTACGTCGTGCAATTAACAACCTCTGTGGTCCTGACGAAGGagttttatattttttggagGTGTTGAAACAAATTTGTTCAGTGGTTTATGTGGATTCATACCATTCTAATCGTTTACTTTCAAGGATTCTTCTTGTAGAACGAAATAGCAAGGGACAGAGTGTGATGCACTCTGTTGCGAAACTCGGTTGGGCAGGATTGTGCAGTAAGTTTTGTGAAATTGTTTCATCAATCCCTGACTCTGAGCCATTGAATTGGATGCTTCCATGTTGGCGCGATGTAATGCACGACACTCCCTTGACTTTGGCTATTAAGGGAAATCATGTTGAAGCTCTTCATGCTTTGCTTTCTGCTCAGGATAAGGAAACAACCTCTACCAAGCCGGGACCCGTTCCTCCTTTGGTCTTGACTTGCTGTGTAGGCGATTACGATTTGATCGTAGAAGAACTCATCCTTGCAGGATTCAATCCTAACGAAGTTGATGCTAGTAGCAATACAGCTTTACACACCGCTGTTCGTTATAACAGGCCGGAATGTGTTAAAATGTTACTCAAACTTGGAGCAAACCCTAGCGCAAgggattttttgaattcatGGACTCCTTTGATGCTTGCATCAGCTACTGGACTTTCCGaaattgtttcaattttagTTGCCTCGGGCGCTTCGGTTGACGAAGTTGATTCTTCAGGTTGGACTGCTATGGAACAAGCTGTGGTTCGGGGGTATTTACACCTAGCAGATAAACTTAGAACTCAAGTCGCCTTGAGTGATAAGCCTGTTAATTTACATACACTTTATATCAAAGCCTCAAGTTCCGAAATGAGGAGCAGAAAACGTGCCATGGATTTACAATTATCTCGTTCAGTGGTCATTATTCGAATCAGTGATTTGGCCGGTAGAATCCGCGTTAGTCTTCAAGGTGATGATGCTGTGTATGTTTCAGGGCGGTCTCCATCTTTTGCCGCAAGTAGACCATCTTCAGTAGATTTCATGTCTCAATCTACTGACTCGTTGAGTAAAAACGACACTACTGCTTCTAATGGCTCTATGACACCATCTTCTAGCCAAAACAACTCAGTGATTATTGATATCCCTCGCTCCCATTTTGATAATGCCGGTGAAGTTTGCTTAGAGAATTTGGCGGAGCCTGATGAAATTGCCGACGACTCTATTCATTTGCATTATGATGCCGCACAAGAAAATAGTCCGCAACCTGTAAACGGGTCTTCTCCACCGTATGAATTGGTTTTCGTTACAAGAAATACAGAAGAAGCAACTATTACAATTGATTTGTTAGCAAATCGATCCCATAAAATATTAGGGAGAACTGTATGTTGCTTGACTTCTCTGGTATCTGATTTGGGGAATCATATGCAGTCGTTGAAACCTTTGGCACCCTTACCATTACTTTCGAGTAAAACTCTTAAACCAATAGCTCATGTTAATGCGGATGTTCTTATTTCTAAGGTGACAGTTGATGATAGATTTTCGTCAAATGATGGCATAAGTACCCCTGCCTTATCGCTGGAAGCAGTTTCCAACGTAAGTCGCACTGCATTGGAAGACGCTGAGCGTTCTTTACACAAATCTGCCACAACTACATCAGAATCAGGGAAATCGAATGGTGTTGCGGTTATCGGACATCGTGGACTTGGTAAGAATCAGCCTGATCGTTTGAGTCTTCAACTTGGCGAGAACACTTTACAATCGTTTATAAAAGCGGCAGATCTTGGTGCTTCTTACGTTGAATTAGATGTGCAAATGACTAAAGACATGGTCCCAGTGGTATACCATGATTTTATCGTAAACGAAACCGGAACGGATGCACAAGTGCATTCGCTGACTTTGGAGCAATTCTTAGGGGCTTCCCACTCTCCTTcagaagaaattaaagatgATGCAAGTGACATTCAGCAGAAGAGACGTCCTAGGGCCTACAGTTCCTCATTTACACCTTCAGGATCACAGGTTAATTTCGGTGAATTTGCTGAAGAAAACGCACGTTTGAAGCCTAAAGTATATAAGGGTAATGCCCTTGGTCATACGATTTGTGCACCGTTCACAACTTTAAAGGATGTTTTGAAGGAAGTTCCACAATCCGTAGGACTTAATGTGGAATTTAAGTACCCCATGCTAAGTGAAGCTGAGGAAGAGAAATTGCTCCCTATAGCTTATGATTATAACTTTTACGTGGATACCATTCTATCGATAATCAAAAAGTATGGTGGTAAAAGAAAGTATATTTTCTCTAGTTTTAATCCTGATATATGCATCTTACTTTCTTTGAAATCGACTAATcctgttctttttttgactGAAGGAGGTACCGCTTACCGAACAGACGTTCGTGCAGCATCGCTTAGACAAGCTTTAAAGTTTGCCTCACAGTGGAGTTTTCTGGGTATCGTTAGTGCTTGTGAACCGCTCATTATGTGCCCGAGGCTGATCAAGGCAGTTAAACAATTGGGTTTATCTTGCTACACCTATGGTGTTCTCAATAATGATGTTGACAATGTCCGACGCCAAGTACGTTTTGGAGTTGATGCTGTCATTGTAGACAATGTGTTAGCCATTAGACGTGCCTTGAACCAGTACGATGAAAGTTTGGAATCTGATTGA
- the eme1 gene encoding Holliday junction resolvase subunit Eme1 encodes MTLQSTDSAIVIDSEADVDISSSQASPSKDNIALSEHNVITVLDTPQRSTQCDSLLKSFSTPLVSGSEDVLPSPRDALNITNKKSVTDNLLLSLTSSNQSTNTNLNPSSRVEIINLNSSPPNSLSSQPKHQEFHLFHTPTIPRTTQLSSKTSSPIVIPDDNEQVASPLSKKAASLTSSPLKDFQSSPPLSTVLQKSHSLHDILLDTNDDDHFPFTQSPLTKTKSFNDALTSSSSILKPCMPSIASPTSNRLSHAPSTPNLFPNQDSSNTIDLINNRSKTSVENQERTFNLTSDVHLDSPTSPSKHSSIEPNTSQEDSFQELPSLNKLSIQSRAFKKMRLPKISRTTDTPPASTSNSNKKNLDKLKKMRKLCSRSLEPYELDSNTQRKRKRYEDSLKKSKTLDKVDSLNRKMAKELDRKNSKELQKINKVKRTKEECLSEIILLSPDDWASSWYSTVRSQLDSYNCQFVVNSNQPKDSIMWKRKVNNVFNSSTNRFELSIEHEQIEPFALLRLKCRDFIKYIEEDQADTFFHEMSEKFKGCKLILLLEGIPNYFKSLKAELNRQYAAAVNSGTRPLLFGSLSKYQNFTKEKLESEIVRFSFEHSILINTSNDEKETAQWIVSFTGDIALSRYKHFSKFSARASTTEIGHVKSADRIENSLNFMLRQILRVTPNIANAICDQFDSIPSLIHHLKTHGEESLTNVVIQSSISERNLGPVLSRRIYNTFLCKEASSDAP; translated from the exons ATGACTCTGCAGTCTACAGATTCCGCTATTGTGATCGATTCTGAAGCTGATGTTGACATTTCAAGCTCACAAGCTTCTCCTTCCAAG GACAATATTGCTTTGTCAGAACACAATGTTATAACTGTTCTTGATACTCCTCAAAGATCTACTCAATGCGATAGTTTGCTAAAAAGTTTCAG TACTCCTTTAGTTTCCGGCTCCGAAGATGTTCTCCCTAGTCCCCGTGATGCCCTTAATATCACTAATAAAAAGTCGGTTACCGATAATCTTTTGCTCTCTTTAACTTCTTCAAACCAGTCAACAAACACGAATTTAAATCCTTCTTCACGCGTCgaaatcattaatttaaacTCTTCTCCCCCTAATTCCCTTTCCTCGCAACCAAAACACCAagaatttcatttattcCATACTCCCACCATTCCTAGGACTACACAATTGTCATCGAAAACCTCCTCTCCCATCGTTATTCCCGACGACAATGAACAAGTGGCTTCCCCTTTATCTAAAAAAGCTGCTTCTTTGACTTCTTCACCCTTAAAAGATTTCCAGTCCTCCCCGCCGCTCTCCACAGTCCTTCAAAAATCCCACTCCCTTCACGATATACTACTGGACACGAATGATGACGATCATTTCCCATTTACCCAGAGTCCGctaacaaaaacaaaatctttCAACGATGCACTAACATCCTCATCCTCTATACTAAAGCCATGCATGCCATCCATCGCTAGTCCTACTTCTAATCGATTATCACATGCCCCTTCTACGCCTAATTTATTTCCTAACCAAGACAGCTCCAATACAATCGACCTCATCAATAACCGTTCCAAAACCTCCGTAGAAAATCAAGAAAGAACTTTCAATCTCACATCTGATGTGCACTTAGATAGCCCGACCTCTCCATCCAAGCATTCTTCAATTGAACCCAATACTAGTCAGGAAGATAGTTTTCAAGAACTTCCTTCTCTAAACAAACTTTCCATTCAAAGTagagcttttaaaaaaatgagacTACCCAAAATTTCAAGGACTACCGATACGCCTCCTGCCTCTACttcaaattcaaataaaaaaaatttggataaattaaaaaaaatgagaaaattATGCTCTAGGAGCTTGGAACCGTACGAGCTAGACTCTAATACACAACGTAAGAGGAAACGTTACGAagattctttgaaaaaatcaaaaactttAGATAAGGTTGACAGCTTGAATAGAAAGATGGCGAAAGAATTGGACAGAAAGAATTCAAAGgaacttcaaaaaattaacaaagttAAGAGAACCAAAGAAGAATGCCTATCTGagataattcttttatCGCCGGATGATTGGGCTTCATCTTGGTATTCAACTGTTCGCTCTCAATTAGATTCATACAACTGCCAATTCGTTGTCAATTCAAATCAACCAAAAGACTCAATTATGTGGAAAAGGAAGGTAAACAATGTGTTTAATTCTTCTACCAACCGGTTTGAACTTAGCATAGAGCATGAACAAATCGAACCTTTTGCCCTACTACGGTTGAAATGCCGggattttataaaatacatCGAAGAGGACCAAGCtgatactttttttcatgaaaTGTCTGAAAAGTTTAAAGGCTGTAAGCTAATACTGTTGCTGGAAGGCATCCCaaactattttaaatcTCTGAAAGCAGAATTAAATCGTCAATATGCAGCAGCTGTTAATAGCGGTACCAGACCTTTGTTATTTGGttctttatcaaaatatcaaaaCTTTACTAAAGAAAAGTTAGAGAGTGAAATCGTCCGCTTCAGTTTCGAACATAGTATTCTTATAAACACTTCAAATGACGAAAAAGAAACCGCTCAATGGATAGTTTCCTTTACCGGCGACATAGCTTTATCTCGTTACAAGCacttttctaaattttcaGCTAGAGCCTCTACTACCGAAATAGGACATGTCAAATCCGCCGATAGAATTGAAAACTCTCTAAATTTTATGTTGCGGCAAATACTACGAGTTACACCTAACATTGCTAACGCCATATGCGATCAATTTGACAGTATACCATCTTTAATTCATCATCTAAAAACTCACGGCGAGGAATCATTAACCAACGTTGTCATCCAATCTAGTATTAGTGAACGAAATTTAGGTCCGGTTTTATCGCGCCGTATATATAACACTTTCTTATGTAAAGAAGCATCCAGTGATGCACCATAG